From a region of the Polyodon spathula isolate WHYD16114869_AA unplaced genomic scaffold, ASM1765450v1 scaffolds_3909, whole genome shotgun sequence genome:
- the LOC121312449 gene encoding FK506-binding protein 15-like: VQPSNYGTFYDDQRQNWSVMFESEKAAVDFCKEVCMAKWNSAPSLESVVTQDLVLGEGQAVERGDSLEVSYTGWLLQNHTIGQVFDSNVNKEKLLRLKLGAGKVIKGWEEGMVGMRKGGRRLLVVPPSLAYGAQGVSNCIPGDSTLIFEAEIRRVKFVKDAGLDQLSLGSQDSAASSPAPSIESLGYELPGQPPASAAPLKPGYET, encoded by the exons GTCCAGCCCAGCAACTACGGCACCTTCTACGATGACCAGCGGCAGAACTGGTCAGTCATGTTCGAGTCGGAGAAGGCAGCGGTGGATTTCTGTAAAGAG GTGTGCATGGCGAAGTGGAACAGCGCCCCCTCTCTGGAGTCAGTGGTAACGCAGGACCTGGTGCTGGGGGAGGGTCAGGCTGTGGAGCGTGGGGACTCGCTGGAGGTGTCCTACACTGGCTGGCTGCTGCAGAACCACACCATTGGCCAG GTGTTTGACTCCAACGTGAACAAAGAGAAGCTCTTGCGACTCAAGCTGGGAGCTGGGAAAGTGATCAAG ggctGGGAAGAGGGCATGGTTGGGATGAGGAAGGGGGGCCGGCGGCTGCTCGTGGTGCCCCCCAGCCTGGCGTATGGAGCACAGGGGGTTTCAAACTGCATCCCCGGGGACAGCACCCTCATCTTCGAGGCAGAGATCCGCAGG gtgAAGTTCGTGAAGGACGCCGGACTGGACCAGCTCAGTTTGGGCTCTCAGGACTCTGCAGCCTCCTCCCCTGCTCCGAGCATCGAGAGCCTGGGTTACGAACTGCCAGGACAGCCCCCTGCCAGCGCTGCACCTCTCAAACCCGGGTACGAGACATAG